The nucleotide sequence tgaatgaatgtttacgcgcctgcttctgccaaccaccgctcagtcagatacttagatacttgtatgctcagtcagattatacttAATGcatgacacgctagataatatctaggaatatcatcaaccatgtgtagttaactagtgattatgattgattgtttttttataagataagttgctagctagcattaatcTTATCTTGgtttactgcattcgtgtaacaggcagtctccttgtggagtgcaacaagaggcaggtcgttattgcgttggactagttaactgtaaggttgcaagtttggatcccctgagctgacaagatgaaaatctgtcgttctgcccctgaacgaggcagttaacccaccactaggccgtcattgaaaataagaatgtgttcctaactgacttgcctagttaaataatgattcaataaaggtgtaaaaaataataaaaaaaatggcAAAATCGGTggccaaaaatacagatttccgattgttatgaaaacttgaaatctgccctaattaatcggccattccgatttaatcggtcgacctctagtaccaACCTGCTCCGGCTTACCTTTCGGGACTTACCCTATACCATAAAGCTACGACCGGTCATAATACAATGGGACTACTTAATAAGCTCAGGCTTTATAGATCCGTATCCTATAATGGGTTCAGCCTATGACTCTCACCTCCCCAAGATTTCAGAATTAGTGATAACAGGTGGAGGAACTGTGCCTACGTTGTATCTGGTGCTGGCTCCTGTTCACTGATTCAGAATCTCTAGTTCAACTGTAAATCGTGACGGACCCTGCTCGCAGCCAAATCACGGACGATTAGTAAAGCTTAAACCAAGTTTATTTACCCATTGGGTCATACAGCTGCATAAGACaaatacatttaggttggagtcattaaacttgtttttcaaccactccacaaatttcttgttaacctctcgctagcgtcccacctcgacaacagccagtgaaattgcagggcgacaaattcaaaacaacagaaatcccataattaaaattactcaaacatacaagtattatccaccattttaaagatcaacttcttgtaaatccaaccacagtgtcctatttcaaaaaggctttactgcaaaagcacaccaaacgattatgtcagtacctagtcacagaaaaacacagccatttttccagccaaagagaggagtcacaaaaaacagaaataaagataaaattaattactaacctttgatgatcttcataagatgacactcataggacttcatgttacacaatacatgtatgttttgtttgataaagttcatatttatatccaaaaatatgtttacattggtgcgttatggtcagaaatgcattgtctcaaacaaacatccggtgaaagtctagagagccacatcaaataacagaaatactcatcataaacattgataaactaTACAAGTGTTAAGCATGGAATTATAGATCTGAGCCAGATTTCAAAActgctttacggcaaaagcacattgcaattatgttaggtcagctccTAGCCACAGAAACCCATAGAGCTATTTTCCAAACAAGGATAGgtgtcagaaatagcattaaaattaatcacttacctttgatgatcttcatctggtggcactcccaggtctccatgttagacaataaatgttcgttttgttcgataatgtccctctttatgaCCAAAAACCTAattttttgtttgcgcgttttgtCCAGTAATCCGAATGCAGAAGACGCGTGCACTAATTCCAGACTAAAAGTTTTTTTTAAGTACAATAAAAGttagtagaaacatgccaaacaatgtttataatcaatcctctgCTTgttttttgtcataaataatcaataatatttcaaccggacaaaagcttcgtcaataggaaaggagaaacaagaaaggcGCATTTATGATCAGAAGCATGGCTGATGAATGGACATTTCCACTGGCCACTGATTTGAAAGTGCtgtatctccctcatttttcagagtaaaagcctgaagcAGTGCCTAAAGACGGGCCACATGTAGAGGAAGGCACAGATCTcgtgaactgggtcctaagtctttgtatggtggataggctttcaatggaaaaacaacCTTTCAAAAACAATAGtccttcctggttggattttcctcggtTTTCGCCtgacatatcagttctgttacactcacagacattattttaacagttttggaaactttagagtgttttctatccaaatctactaattatatgcatatcctgtctTCTGGgcttgagtagcaggcagtttaatttagGCACGTTTCTTatccaaaattctgaatgctgccccctaccctagagaagttaataaactatagttttggaaagtcagttaggacatctactttgtgcatgacacatgtcatttaaccaacaattgtttacagacacagtatattataagtgaaatactctatcacaattccagtgcgtcagaggtttacatacactccaactggtcttaaacgctagtaaaaccaaatgcatgcttttcaaccactcgctgcctgcacccgcacgcctgactagcatcaccaccctggatggttccgaccttccgaccttgaatatgtggacatctacaagtacctaggtgtctggctagactgtaaactctctttccagactcatatcaaacatctccaatcgaaaatcaaatctagagtcggctttctattccgcaacaaatcctccttcactcacgctgccaaacttaccctagtaaaactgactatcctaccgatcctcgacttcggcgatgtcatctacaaaatagcttccaacactctactcagcaaactggatgcagtttatcacagtgccatccgttttgtcactaaagcaccttataccacccaccgttgcgacctgtatgctctagtcggctggccctcgctacatattagtcgccagacccactggctccaggtcatctacaagtccatgctaggtaaagctccgccttatctcatttcactggtcacgatggcaacacccacccgtagcacgcgctccagcaggtgtatctcactgatcatccctaaagccaacacctcatttggccgcctttcgttccagttctctgctgcctgtgactggaacgaattgcaaaaatcgctgaagttggagatttttatctccctcaccaacttcaaacatctgctatctgagtagctaaccgatcgctgcagctgtacatagtctatcggtaaatagcacacccatttttacctacctcatccccatactgtttttatttatttacttttctgctcttttgcacaccaatatctctacctgtacatgaccatctgatcatttatcactccagtgttaatctgcaaaattgtaattatttgcctacctcctcatgccttttgcacacaatgtatatagactctttttttttgtgttattgacttgtcaattgtttactccatgtgtaactctgtgttgtctgttcacactgctatgctttatcttggccaggtcgcagttgcaaatgagaacttgttctcaaccagcctacctggttaaataaaggtgaaaaaaaaaacactaagttgactgcctttaacaagcttggaaaattccagaaaatgatgtcatggctttagaagcttctaataggctaatatacataatttgagtcaattggaggtgtacctgtggatgtatttcaaggcctaccttcaaactcagtgcctctttgcttgacatcatgggaaaatcaaaagaaatcagccaagacctcagaaaataaattgtagagctccacaagtctggttcatccttgggaacaatttccaaacgcctgaaggtaccacgttcatctgtacaaacaatagtacgcaagtataaacaccatgggaccccgcagccgtcataccgctcaggaaggagacgcgttctgtctcttagagatgaacgtactttggtgcaaaaagtgcaaatcaatcccagaacaacagcaaaggccctatatatatttatatttgccCCAATTTGGGTGGAGTTTCCTCCTCTCTAAACTTAACTTCCTGTCTAGTAATAAAGATGTAAAGTGATGCAGACAAAAAATCctctcacacacatatatatatatatatatataactgtgggtgtttgtgtgtaactTCCTGTCTTCAATAGAACCACAGGTCCGTGGTGGCGTTCAACGTCCGGCCCCTTCAGGACATGAACGAGATCACCTCCCACATGCTGGAGGTGGTGCAGGCACACATGCTGCTCAGCAAACCACAGACTATTATGGTGAGAACTTCTCTGTGACTACTGTTATACGAGTTGGCCTTGGCCCAACTGCCACATATTTAAATGGAGATGAATTAATCATTAAACTTAGCTTTGAATAAGGCCGTTCAAGTTCAGTAATGCCACAATTACCTGAAGTTTTGTTTTGAGTATTCCTGTGTGGCACCACTCACGCACAGTTTGGGTTCCCTTTTTAGATGGGCGGAGGAGGGGGAATGAACACTAGCAAGGTGCCCATGTCACGGCAGGGAATGGGTGGCAACATGGGAGGTGGATACTCGGGTGCTAACGACATGTCCACTAACGGCCTGAGCCCAAGCCAGAACCAGGTGAGTCTGTAATGGACTGAAGAAAAGTGCTGGAAACTTTAAATAGTTGGTAGGATAAACAATAGGTAGCCTAAACTCACCTACCATACCAATTAGAAAGTAAACCAGCACACCTTACCTGTTACCAGGTGAATGGAGGAAAAAAgtgtacttttaaaaatccagCATGCTAGATGATTAGAACATTTATTGGGTCTCATCAGTTTTTCTATTTATTGAAAATGCCATACCAAACATACCATACTGCCATATATAGGACTGACAGAACAATTGGGAAGTCTTCAAGTTGTTCTGATTGACACAATATTCTATATGAATGTTTGTTATTCTCATGTCCTCTCATAAGGTGCTGAGCTTGATAAGGAGCTGTCCAGACGCACAGGGTATCAGCACACAGAACTTGAAGCAGAGTCTCAGTGGCATGAGCTTGGCTGTCATCAAGTAAGACAttcccttccctctgtcctcaAATCAGGCTCTGAAGTTCTTGATATGCTTGAATGTGTCCTGTTTGACCACAACAGTGGTCATTGTTAAGATACAAATATTTTATAGAACAAATGTGCTTTTCTGGGATGTAGAATAAGTAATATCAGCTCTATTCAttgcatttctatctgcaatgttcAACATTTGCCTACTGAATGTGTCCCAGTGCACTCTCATGTGCGAGGCATAACAGAGTAGACTGCATAATTAATCATTCTGCATTGGCACCAGTCTTACTGTCTTTTGTCTAATCATAGGCAAGCAGTGGAGTTCCTCAGCAACGAAGGACACATCTTCTCCACCATCGACGAGGATCACTTCAAGTCTACGGACAATGACGACTAAAGCATCTCTCCATTCCCTGTTAGCACTAAGAACATGATCATAGACTTGGGACCATTCTCAACACAGTGTGCGCTATGAGCGGACGATTGTGTATATAAGAATAACGCCCAAAACCCTCTTAGAATTTTAAGATCTCAACACTCTGAAAATAGAACCAGTAGTCATTCATGGAACCATGATTTATACTGAGTAACATCATGGGATGTCTATATAATCCTGAGGGTTTCTGTGAAATTAGGCCTTCTTGGTTAGACGGACACATCCTGTTTCAACTTCCGTTCTGTTAATTATATTACAGTAAGAGTGGGTGCACCACAGGCCAATGGTTTTTCTCACAGTGAATGCAATCTGTGACTGACTAGTTCCTGAATCATTGGTATTGGTAGTTGTCATTTAAAAATGGTGTACAGAATGCAATTCCTATTCAgatttttttatgtctctgttttgttTTTGTCTCTATTAAACATATATTTTCAGAAAAATGTTCTCTAGATATTACTATTACTTCCCAAATGACTATATAAATTATCTCTTACAATGTGTGTAACCTTAGAATTCAGAGATATAACATCATACAGTATTGATATCCAAAGCAATGATACATATGCACCAGTAAAACTTTGTATTGCGAATGAAGATCCCCACTGTTATCACTCCGGCTTTCTGATATTGACCTCTACTCTTCTAACAGGAAAGTCACTGACACTGCCAGACTAGCATCATTGAGTTTTAAAATTAGGGGGGAAATTTAGTTACAAAATACACTGCTACATTATGAAATGTAACTGGACCTTAAACACCAATGGGCTATTATCATAAGCATTTCTGATAATCGGTTGGCAAGTGTTGCTTGTGATTGCAGTAATGTAGAGAAAATTAAAACCAAGTTACAAAATCTTGGTACAATAAGACATGTATCCTGTTTTTGCATAGTCCCATCTCAAAGTATTCACATTTACAGTGGCTGGCTATGAGTCTGCATAGTTCTGACATTCAGTTGTCTTGCACCCGATAGTCTAGTCTATTTTATGCAATGAGACTTGGTTACTTGAATAGTTGTTCTTTTAATAGTAGTTCCTCTGGCTGGTTCAGTAAAGTATAAAACTGTCCTGTGCCGTTTTCAACATGTCGTCCACTTGCTCATAATCATGGTCGCTGCACTCATCTGCTTGCACTTCATATTTCGGTGCTGTTGAAAGAAAAGTTCATTTTAGGTTTACCGTATAATCTAGGTTTTGTGTGAAGTGGTCACCCAGCGCAAAAACATTTATCTAAACAAAGAATAAAACTACAGATAACAGTAAAATGTTTTATAAAAAGCTACACCAAATGCAGAACGATGAATGGGACAGTTTTTGGCGTTGACTTTTACTTCCCTGATGTCATAGCTCACAAGTAATTTCTAATGTAGGACATACTGTACCTTTATTGTTGGGCTTGTGACTTACAGACGTGATGTAAGTGTTTGGCTGAGCCTTTCCTGACTTGACACCGGTCATAGGCTTTCTTGGATTCAGCGGAGGGGCATCCATGATAGCCTTCACGACAACAGGAAAAATGAAACTACCGTTATATTAGGAGGTGTACATGCTATGTTGAAAAAACAGGAACCACATACTTGCATGGGGCGAGGTGTCTGCATAATCAAATAACATCTTTACATGATAACTGATGAGACTACAGTAACATATGTTATATAAGACATTGATTGAACAACCCAAGACCCTATTATATAAGGCAGCATTCTAGTCCTAGTCAAATGAAGTCACAACTTATTCTACTTATTTAAAGTGTATTTCACAATATCTCAACACATAACACACATTTCCCCaggttctgtgttgttgtgggtttctatgtgtgtgtatttcaggaaatAGCTTCCTGGATtctaagcagctgattggtcgacccCATCACAGATTTGAGCTCTGACCCCTCCCTCTCGTCAGGGGATACAGCAGTCTCTGAAATGACCAACTCCTTCTCCAGCTTGATAAAATcaagtgttcctttgttaggagagAGCTTTTTATGTTCTATGTTGATTGTAGTGGCAGTCAGTAAAAGTTTTGTGGATATTATTTTGTAGCCGCTCCTTCCGAGGTAAGTATGCCAATAGGATTTAGTGTTTTTGATTTTTGAAATTGTTCACTAAGTATTAGTAATAGTAATTGTCCCTGGGGGAGGGCAACGCACCTTGGGAGtgtttaggcaagaggcctgcgggcatACATAACCCGTAGTATTGAatctgtctatgcacactaggtaagacctgggcggaccaccccctgtattttggttagcgcgCCAGGTGGTGCTAAAGGTTAGGTAGAAGAGGGGACTaacttttactttctttgctttggttccatcCAGACCCTTTTCCTCACCTTACCGTGTGTAGGAGTAATAAATTCCATGTAAACTGTATTTTTCTCTGCTTCTGTCACCCTTCCCCACACCTATGATCACATACTtttttcactccacggggagaaGAGATGTAGCGGGGTGTTGCGAAACCCTCCAAGAGGCGTAGGTAACAACACTTTAcagatactttaaaaaaaaaaggtaaaacagaaacagcagacatagagacagtacagTGACACAAAAAAACGAGACAATTTCACAGCTCAGACTAGGAATGTGGGGGCTCCAAGGCAGACTACAAGGGCAATACATGGGATGCAAGACAGTAGGCAGGACATGTAGGACAGTAAACGAGTCCAGCAAGACAGGAGTGACAGCAGGAAATGAGCAGCGCTATATCCTGCCTAGaaagtacatacagtgccttgcaaaaatattcggcccccttgaactttgcgaccttttgccacatttcaggcttcaaacataaagatacaaaactgtatttttttggtgaagaatcaacaagaagTGGGACACAataatgaagtggaacgacatttattggatatttcaaacttttttaacaaatcaaaaactgaaaaattgggcgtgcaaaattattcagcccctttactttcagtgcagcaaactctctccagaagttcattgaggatctctgaatgatccaatgttgacctaaatgactaatgatgataaatacaatccacctgtgtgtaat is from Oncorhynchus gorbuscha isolate QuinsamMale2020 ecotype Even-year linkage group LG19, OgorEven_v1.0, whole genome shotgun sequence and encodes:
- the rpa2 gene encoding replication protein A 32 kDa subunit codes for the protein MWNQGGSYGESNMGGGYTQSPGGFASPAASQGGEKKGRQRAQQIVPCTVSQLMSAAQAEDVFKVGEVEVAQVTIVGIIRTTDKSMTNIQYKVDDMTGAPMDVKQWVDTEDPSVDSTVIPPGTYVKVSGNLRSFQNHRSVVAFNVRPLQDMNEITSHMLEVVQAHMLLSKPQTIMMGGGGGMNTSKVPMSRQGMGGNMGGGYSGANDMSTNGLSPSQNQVLSLIRSCPDAQGISTQNLKQSLSGMSLAVIKQAVEFLSNEGHIFSTIDEDHFKSTDNDD